A stretch of DNA from Diospyros lotus cultivar Yz01 chromosome 14, ASM1463336v1, whole genome shotgun sequence:
taaaaacttttctTCCTGTTTAATACATGGCATCTTTTTGTACTATTTTGTTTGGTTATTTGACAAGCACTTTGAgtttataatttcataatattattattatttttttgctgAGATTATACCAGTGGAGACCTATATAGTGGGGGAGCAACTGAGGTTCACAAGTCTTGAACTCGTGACTTGAGGCCCACCTATACTATCACCTACTAGTAGGCTACCTTTGATGGTAATATtgcttaaaatattaaaaatatttaatatcaaatatttttataaaatatttatttaatatactattggCTTTAGTCATTTTGCATGTCTATAACACAGcattaaaatattaactaaGCATTTGCTATTTTCTCTTAATATTAATAAGTACAATACCACACTCATTTGCTAGTGTTGTTAATACTGCTTTCACACCACAACACAATGCAACAATGCCAAAAATGACATAAACTGATAAAAAAACTTGTCTCTGGTAATTGGCTTGGTTTTTTGAATGATGATAATTGTCATAGGTGGGGCCCTTGTCGACCGATCCAAAAGTAATTGTTGTTTGGTGGTGCTGTCTACCCTTCTTTATAGAGTCTAAGATCACCAAGTACACATTTGATGTACGATCAACATGTGCTCTGTAATAGGCTCCCCTACCCAATTCCTGGTGCATCGGTCAGGGTTGCATGCAGTGTCCTGAACCACATGATAGTATCACTGAGTGATTCAGAAACAGGCTGAGCACTTTTGGGTCGGATGCCAAATGCTGGGCCCATTATAGACAGCCTTATGAGTCTTCTGCCTGCATCTCAAAGTCAATTAAGACGTCTAAACCATGCAAgtttaaccatttttttgtatTCCAGTCAGTAGTCTTTCTCTTTTGGCTAGAGAGGTCtggaattcatgtagccaaccccactaGTGGCATTGAGGCttgtttattgttgttgttgtaatagTCTTTTTCTTTTAGCACTTCCATTGAGATTTTTACCACTTCCTTCATGcattcattttgagtttatGGTGTTACTTGTATATGTAAGTTAGTGTTCCAATGTACTTACTTTGATAACATGTTTTGACAGGAATTCCAGACTTTGGACGGCAACATTATGGCTTTATCCTGGAAAATATGAGGTGTAGAATTCTGCCACCACCTACTTATGCTACAATAATGAATAGGCCCATACCATCGAACATAAGTTCATTCAACTCTGTGCAAATCTTCAACCAGAGTAATAGAAGATCTTCTACCCTCTATGAAATTCTCCTTCCAGTGTACTAGGATAACCTCAAACCAACCAACTTGGTTCTCTCGTCAGAGAAGCTGTCAATGTGGTTCTAAAGCAGTCTGTGCTGGGTTTAGTAGGCAAAGTTTTCAGCTTGTGAAAGGTTAACAGACATTATTGAGCTGGTCCTCTAAATCCAGTGTAGTGTGTCTTACAACTTCTGGAATGGATGCCATAGATGTAAAATGAACTGCAAAACAGtagtaacaataataaatacatGTAAACATATATAGAACTGGAGAGGCTTTGGTTTTCCTAGTATTTCTTATGTTAAAAAGTTTGTCAAAATGGGGCAGGTAGTCTCTGTAAATTTTGTTCCTACCACTCATAGAAAGGTATATTTTGGAAAGCGCTAATGTCTGCAGAGTTAGTTTCTGGTCTACTACCTATCATGTGAGAGGTTTAGTAATTGTTTCATTTACAAACAATCATTGTCATTGTACAAAATTTTATTGCTGGAGTGGGTAAAGAACCTAACAGACCGTTCAATCATGTGAACTCTTGCATCATTTGTGCACTTGCGTTTCTTAGGTTCTCACTGGTCATCAGGCATGGGCTTCCAGGTTATCTGTGACTTGGGGATGGTTGCTAGTATTGGGCTCAAGGATGGGTCTGTTGCTATGTTTGGAAAAAGgtggggcggggggggggggggggggggggggggtgattgTAGGCATTTTCTATTCAAGCCTTTTGCACCAGTCATTCAATTATACTTTTctaatatttacatattttatttcagataaaatttattgttgatgGCCAGTGGAGGATTGATCCTCAAAAGGAGTCTGTCACTAGAGGTACCATACAAAACAACATTCTCAATGTTGGAAGATAATATGGTTACGGGTCACATCCTTTTTGATTAAATGCCACCAAGGTACTAGTTACTTATGTTATTATGCAATGGTGTGAATCCTCATTCAAGTATTTGTGATATTGGTCTCTAAGTACATAGGATCAGAGGTGCCTCAATCACAAGCCGCAGGTTTTGGAATGCCTTAAGCTATAACTTTCACACAAGTTAAAGAGCACTACCAGTCCAAAATAGTGATGTTAATATGTTTTTGTCATCAGAACGAAGAGACAAAACATAAAATCCGCCCCTTTTTCTAGGCCACGAGTGCTGCAAGAGTCAAAATAGTGTCATAAATAGATAACTGAAGTTTCTAATTTTGTGTCAACAGCGGTAAAATTTCATTCATGATTTTACTTCTTGTTGATGACAGAgagtcatcaacatatacacaCCCACTGAGGATTGTTCATTAGCGGGTTTAAAGAAGCAGAGGATTATccaatttcaatattttaactTGCGATAGGCATACCACCATATTCACTGTTGTTGTTTAACCATTCATCTCATGTATCGACTTCTTGTCAATTATGCAGGAAAACAACAGTGGTCAGTCCGCCGATCCATACTATTCTGAAATAAATCGGAGCTGGAGCACTGGATATATCAGACATTCAAGATGATGAAGCTTTGGCCTTCATGCTGCTGCTCTTCCATTGAGAAAAGCGCGCGGTTGAAGCCCATGGTCGGCATTTTTGTATAGtattaatcattttctttttcttctaataCTTTCAAGGCTAGCTTAGCATTATAGATTACAAACCAGTTCATGCCAGCACGCGATTGCTGGGTGTAATGTATGTACCAGGTGAACTTAATTTCTTAGCTTAATATTTCAAAGATTAGAAAGTTTTGACTATTCACTGGAAATAGAATATTAGCAGTGGTTCTCTTACTAAGTATTTTGACCATTTTGGTTGTCTGAGAAGCTTTTGAAGTTAATAATGTTCATCGTTTGTTGTTATTTTGGGATGGGTTTGTACAAGCAAGCACAGAGATTGATTACATCCTTTGCTTAGACTGGGGCAGCTTCCAAATCCTTGTTTTTGGTACACAACAAGagggtgtttggtacaagagaaattttaaaatttttgggaaTGTTGGGAATCTGTATTCCCATATTTGGaacaacttttttataaaaagaataatgagaAATAGAATTttcgaaaatgatttttaagcaattttttcacaaaaagattTCCATGAGGGGGGTTGAGAATTCAAGTTTTTCATGAACttgggaatgtttttaacaaataaaaagactaaaatatcccttattttttttaatcctatacaaacatattatatatatatgtaatatatttatattaaatataaaaatatattataatatatttatattatttattataaaatattatatatattaaagtagatattcgtacatacataaattatataaatatatatatacatgcatatatatacataatgtgtaaaaaaataacattttttttattttctaaagttaTTGtggtcccaatattttatataatagaagaaatttatcatttttaaataaaaaattaaataagaataattttgaaaaaagaacatgaattcctaagaatgttacatttaaaccaaacaaaaaaatgtaagattctcagaaaaaaaatattcaacattcctgagaatgtttaaatctaTCCAAACATAGAATTGCTATAAAtcctgaaaataaaaaattttcaagaatattttcaagaattataaattttaaaaatttaaaaacttctccgATACCAAACGGCCATAAGAGGCAATCTTCACggtaaatgtaaaattatttttttgtgatttgaAAAGTTCGAGTGTTAAAGAGTTGTGAAAGTAGAAGTATGATTGCAAATAAGCAAAGAGAGTATTACATACAAATAACGAGACAACTTCTCTTACGTGGGTTCAACTGTACCATGTTGACTTGGGGTCGGCCTATCTTAGTCCGTTGACTTAGCCTTGGCAGGCTATGTCAGGCTATGACCAGGACCCCAAGGTCCTTGGCCCAACCCATCCTAACTAACCCATTAACTTGGCCTAGGCGTGCTGTGTCGGGTCCCAAGGTCCTAGCGAGGCCCGTGAAGGTGGCGGGCGTGTTGAAACCACGTGGAAAGGTTTGGTTTGTATGTTTTGAGGAATGGGCGTGTCCCTTTCCTTGCCTTTCCTACTTCCCCCAACTCTATCCATCTTCTGCTTCATAAATCAGAACCCATCATGAGCCAGTCTTTACCCATTTCCTTCCATTTGAAAAAATGGCTATGGCGAATGTGAACATCTCTGCTGCTTTCGGCTTCAACtctccttcctctcttcttccacCCTCTTCTTCCCTTGCTTCCCCACAAATCCATTCTATCCTCTTTCCTAGCGAATTGGCTCTTCCAACTAAGAGAAGAGATATTTTCCTCCCCTCTTTTTCCACCAGGAACCGGCATTGCCAAGCCGTTGATTCAGCtcaagacgaagaagaagaagatgacgtTGGGGCCAGTGAGACTGTCTTGTACTCCTTCAGTCCTTTGCCTTTGATTTGTGCGGCTGTTCTTCCTAGAGGTAATCTGATTCATCACATTCTCCTACGTTAATCTTATGggtaatttcatttttcttttgctacaaaCGCAAGATGGTATTCATGGTTTTGTTTGAAGTTCTTTATCTCGAATCCATTTGGTGACTGTTTCTGAGTGAGTGCATCTTTGGCAAAAATTGAGCCAACCCTGAGGTGGGATTGAAAAACCCAACTTTCTATACCTTGTGAATTGCAAGGTTTTTTTTGGCAAATTCCCAGATTTCTTGGCTTTTTTACATTATCATCCTCACTAGTTAATGAAATTGAATAGCCTCTATCCCACCTATAGCAATGAAGTCCTCTAATAACTCCAACTATGAATGCAGttcaattgaaaatgaaactCAAGTTGCAAATTATCTAGGAGATGACAAGAATGGCCAATATTTCCACCTTTAGGCCTATTCAAGGATTCAACCCTAAAGAATGTGCAGTTTCTGAATAATTCCAATTTTGGGCTGTGGTTTgttgacattttttatgctGAAAGAAGACATTAACGCGTAATATCTAGATTCCCTTGTAAGAAAGACAGTCCCCTTTCGTGCAGCATTTTATAGGGAGGTACCATGTTACATTAACGCCTATTCAAGGATTTCTTGTGATTCTTTTGTGGAGTTTGTCTGCAATAAATGAGTTTATGTGGCTCTAGACTTCTAGTCCCCTGACCTTTCGTGGTATGGAAAGGATGAAGTTTTTCATAAAACCGCATCTTGGGTTGTTTTCAGACAAACTATGCAGTACCTGGAGAAAGTTGTCTCTGGTTGAGATTTAAGATGCAAACTAGGTTTTGGTGTGTGATTAATATCATCGTTGACAATGACACAATTCGAGCCAGAGTGGAACTGGACACGTTTGCATTTGTGGGTTTCAAAATGATCTGTTGAAGATTGCTCCTAGTTTTAGTTCCAACATGCACACTTATCAGTAGTGTGGCTTCAAGTGCTAGAACTGACACCTGTATATACTATATAGCAGTTTTGACAATGGACTAAGGTTTGAAATGAAAGACATTTTACTTCTTATCCATTTCTTCAGCTCTAATGACATGGATTGACCTCCCAATATATGAACTCCTGATCTGGATTTTCCATAAATTCATCtcttttttgcttcttctcttcctttataAGTCATAATAATGTGAATCTTATGACTATCAGCCGGAACGGTGAGGTCTGTGTTTGGTCCCTTTGTTGAGCTTGTAAAATCATGGAATCTCCCAGACTGGCTTGTTCACTGGGGTCACCCCGGCAACATGGTAAAGCTTCCTCTTTGTTTCTGACTCTgtttcttttgccttttctaACATCTAATGATCTCCCCATGGAAATACTTGAACGGCATCTTGTAATGTTACAGGCTGTGGTACTTTTTGCCATGGGTGGTTATGGAACTTATCTTGGCTTCAGAATACGATTTTCTGATGATGTGGTAAGAAATCTAATCTTAAATAAGTTAAATGACATGAATTCTGTGTGCTTTCAGGCATTTCTGGTTTTGATACTTTACTAGATTGTTTTGTCTTGATCCAGGAGGAGAGAGCAAAGGCAAAAGATTTGCATCCAAAGCTTTTAGCCGGaatgtttttcttctttgctCTGGGGGCTACTGGTGGAATAACATCACTATTGACTTCCGATAAACCCATCTTTGAGAGGTActtgtccatgctattaagttgAAATCAGTTCCTCGCCATATTTTTCTGGGTTCGAGTTCTTTCAATTAATTCTGTTCTTGAATCAAGTTTAGTTGCCAAAACAAACAGTTCTTGTTTTGAACATCCAAAATTTTAATCTTCTGCTTGCAGCCCTCATGCTGTTACAGGTTCCATTGGCCTTGCTCTACTGGCCATACAGACAATATTGCCAGCACTATTTGAGGTAAAAAACATTAAGCTTACAGTTCAACCCCAGTGAAGGAAAACAAATATCTGATCATGTTTGTTGTAAACATTGGCGAATTCACGTCTGATCATGAATTCTGGAcattggcaagctagaattcCTGCAACCGACCCTCTTTAAGGCTTGAAGTGGTGGTGTTGATCATATTTGTTATGGACTTGCTCATTACGTGTGTTCTTcatcttttaaattttggtCTGATGCAGGGAAATCCAGGTTTGCGTAATGTGCATGGGATATTGGGCAGTGGGATCATGACACTCTTTCTTGTCCACGCCGCTCTTGGACTTCAACTCGGACTCAGCTACTAGTGTTCCTGATCTCCATTTCTCAGCTTTTCCTGGAAAATTCTTGTTTTGATCACTGTGCATTCATTCTTCAGCTGCCCAATTCAGCTCTATAGTTACACAATGCATCGCCTGGCAACAGATATTGTTGAACAACAGGGTAAACAAGTCTCACACGGATCAACAAACACGTCATTTTGTAGAGAGCCGAGATCTGCTGTCCCTGTTGGCTGTCCCTTCCCTGTCCAGCTACTAAAAATCAGTCACATCACCCATTATCAAATAGtaatttttgcaaaaaattataaaatcaaatcaaaaaattataaaatcaaattataatatatatatataatcaacacatatgtcatttataattttttggtttgattttataatttttttacaaaaatttctaTTTGATAATGGATGATGTGGCTGATTTTTAGTGGCTGGACAAGGAAGGGACGACGAACAAGGGACAACAGATCTCGGCTCTTTTGTAGACGTGTTGATCAATATCTCACTTACACATAATTATCATTATTGTCAAAAAtatctcatgaacaaataattcaaaataacaatataaCAATGCATTCAAAATCAACATGTAGATTATACACGAAGTTAAAGTATACAACTAAtgatataacaaataaataaatataatattatattttacataacATATGAATTTCTAtgaaattaaaacatatattatAATTGTTACCGCTTgaacacaacaataaatttattgaattaaaatatcatcGTTAAGCTATCTGAGTCTCTAAGAAAGAGAATTGTCAAAGGACACATGGACGTTTTAGCGCaaaaactttaatatttaagtcaaacattgaaaatgataaaaactTGAAGTCTGTATTAATATTAGTATTAAAGATGTACTTTCTATAATGAGGggctatttatatatatagaagtgTAGAACAATCTTAAATATctagaattaagatttttacagataatatttatcttaatattttagaatttagtagaattaaaatttttattgataaTGTTTATCCCAATATTTTGAGGTCTTATTaggattaatatttttttagatgaTGTTTATTCTTTCGTAGAACCTTTGGAGGAATTTTTGAATACTAGAGTTATTCAGTTTATGAGTTATGTGAGACTCTCCCgtttacaaaaaaatttgtcTGGCATTTTACTGCATTCGGGGGATAGAAATAATCTCCCGTCATAAATCCTTGGGAGACCAGTCTTCAGTTATCGGGCAATTGGGAGACTGTGGGTTTCTTGTCGTGTAGTTGTCGAGAGGTTAAGAGACAGTGTGTCTCTTGACTCGTCATTACCTTGTTGTTGAGAGGTTGGGAGATCCTGAGCCTCTCTTCCTTTTGTCACCTAGAGGGTTTTTGGGGGACTTATTGGTCTCCAAGCTGCCTCTGTTTCTAGAGACAGACCATGTTTTTCCATAGGCCATTGTTTTCTTGTTTAAGcctaattgatttattttaggctttttttgatttttttttataaatttttgctTATGAcatgataataataaaagcCACTTGTCTTTCTAGTACAAGAGATAGAGTGCATCCCAATCCCATTATTTCAAAGTCAATAACAATGATAACATCACCAATAccaattaatataaaatgatagGCAAAAAGCATAAAAATGCCCTCAAACTTTGTTCAAAAAGTCATTTGGTCTCTTAAACTTTAGATTGAACATATCATACCCCTCAATTCTTGAATTTAGAACAAATACACACCTGATTTTATAATTGGTCGTGTGTGAGATACACACAAAAACCAACCCCCTTTGCAAATCATTCTCTTTCAAACAACTCTTTTTGCAAATTGATCGTGAAGTTGCCATCCACAACATTGGTGGTCATTGCCTCTCTGCAAATTGCCTTCGCTCTCGCTCTCATCTTTGTCGGCAGTTGTtgcctctctctcactctttgtCAGTGGTCGTTAGCAGCTTGGAAGGCGAGCGGTTGGTAGCTCACTCATCTTTCTTATGCTAGTGGCTAGCAACGATGTTGATTTGGGTGGGGGGGGGTCGGGGATAGCAACAGTGCTGGCGTGGGCGCGCAGATTTGGCCGACAACGTGGGAGGCAAGTGGTCGGTTGATCGCTCGCTTTCCTTGTGCTGGTGGCCGACGTAGGTGTCAATCGGGATTGGCGATGGCAACGACGGTCCTATGGTATGGGCGGTTGTCTTTCTCGTTTTTCACCAGCAGGGGTGCATCGTTGAAAGCTATTGTTCACCTATCATTCTCCTTATACGCGCGTGGTTTCACGCACTAATTTCACACAAATTTGATGTTGATGCTTGGAATGAAATTAAAAAGTGAGATgtgtgtttattttaaatttaaaaattgagagGCATGATAGCTTCAATCCAAAGTTGAAGGGGGGCTAAATGACTGTTTGAGTAAAGTTTTGAGgatatatttatgtctttttgcctaaaatgatatttataacTATGATTGAAATgccattattaaaaaatataaaaaactgtTGGGTTTGCGGGAAAGTTGGTTAAGAAACTGCCAAGGGCAATGCAGTCCTTTGCAGGGTGATAAATGAAAATAAGGACAAAACAGCTTTCTTGGATTTAATATCAGCCGTCCGATTACCAATCAGAAAACATGATGGGGTGGAGTCGGTGGACCGTACATTACATTTTGAAGGTCGAGAATGGTCGCCGCAAGAACCATTGGGTTGCCGAGTGGGTCCCACAGGTCGTTGCacggagagagagggagagagagagagagagaataagactAGAGAGCGAGTCAGACGACGATCTCGCCCTCATATCGGCCTATATCTATGTTCCCCCGCATTCCCAATTACAGAtctcacctctctctctctctctctctcgctcgctcgcaGATATCTCATCTTTTGCTTCCCGGCTTCGCTTTCTGATCCGCAGGTACGGTTTGTGTTTAATCTAGATCTGTTTACTTCCTGCGTAGATCAAGCGACTTCCATTCTTCGATTACATTCATATCCGGTTAATCTTCACTTGTTTGTTCTTGTGTTGGTTCTTGAATTCTTCGTTCATTTGCTTTCCAGATCCAGTTCTTCAATCAGAATCcggttttataaaaaaatgtctcGTGTTTTCCTTAGTTATACAATCTCTTGGCCCTACTTTGGATGTGACAATGTCGTGGAGTGTGAATATTCAAAGAAATAGATTACAAGATTATCCTAGTTATATGATAGAGATCAGATATCAGAAAAGATTCTGTTAGCATAAAGTTGAATGGTCAcacaaaggaaaataaaagagattgGCTTATTCAGATATTGACTACGTAGGCATGTATGGTCTCAGATCTTGCGCCCGTGTTTCTACAGGCCCAATGTGGTCAtgattcctttcttctttttctgttGCAACATGGTTAGGCTAGATCTATTCCTGTTGTATCTGTATAAGTGAAAGGCATGCCTACCTCTTTCAGTGTTCTTCAGCATAAGTTGGTGCAAGATTGGTAGTGCCTGAATCCGGTTTCTCATGGAATTCTAAATCTGCATTCTAGTTTTAATCTCATTTTCTTAATGTTGGCACAAGATTGATGATGGAGaaggttaattttattttggctaGGCATTTATGTTGAAGGTCTTAATTATCTGTTTGGTTCTCATAACTCCTGGCGAAGGAAAAGGTTatcaaaaagaaaggaaaaatgatttttctggCAGCATTTAGAAGTTGCATGTTGGCAAGCGTATCAGAAATGTTCAATATGTGTGGTTACTTAAATCCATTGAAATAACGGCTGCTTGATGAGAAATTGGAAAAAGAATAGTTTATTTCACAGATCATCTAATATTTCAACCAAAagctttttcttcaaataatttaagTGTCAAAGCTAGGATTTGTCTTGTTCTAAATagcttatttttttctatttgctttgtagacttcttttatttatttgaaagaaATAGAAGATAGCAATAGAGAATTGAGGA
This window harbors:
- the LOC127790725 gene encoding uncharacterized protein LOC127790725; the encoded protein is MAMANVNISAAFGFNSPSSLLPPSSSLASPQIHSILFPSELALPTKRRDIFLPSFSTRNRHCQAVDSAQDEEEEDDVGASETVLYSFSPLPLICAAVLPRAGTVRSVFGPFVELVKSWNLPDWLVHWGHPGNMAVVLFAMGGYGTYLGFRIRFSDDVEERAKAKDLHPKLLAGMFFFFALGATGGITSLLTSDKPIFESPHAVTGSIGLALLAIQTILPALFEGNPGLRNVHGILGSGIMTLFLVHAALGLQLGLSY